A segment of the Frankineae bacterium MT45 genome:
GTCGCCGCCGCGGCCGTGATGTACGTCGTCGTGCAGCTTCGCCGCAAGAAATACGCGGCCCGTTTCAGCAACGTCTCACTACTGGCCAGCGTCGCCCCGAAGCGCCCGGGATGGCGGCGCCACCTGACATTCGCCCTACTTTTGCTGGGGATCACGGTCCTGACGATCGGGCTCGCGCAGCCCACCGCCTCCGTCCGCGTCCCGCGGGACCGGGCCACCGTGATGCTGGCGATCGACGTCTCGCAGTCGATGCAGGCCACCGACGTGCTTCCGAACCGCATCGAAGCGGCGAAGGCGGCGGCGAAGTCCTTCGTCGACCTGCTGCCGAGCCGGATCAACGTCGGGCTGGTGAAGTTCGCCGGCAGCGCCAGCGTCGTCGTCTCACCGACCACCGACCGGGACAGCCTGAAGGTCGCGATCGACAGCTTCCAGTTGGAGAACTCCACCGCCATCGGCGAGGCGATCTACACCTGCCTGGACGCGATCTCGCTCTTCAGCAAGTCGAGCACGGCCAAGAACGACAAGCCCGCTCCGGCGCGCATCGTGCTCATGAGCGACGGCAGCAACACCAAGGGACGGGACCCGCTGGATGCCGCCCAAGCGGCGAAGAGCGTCGGAGTCGCGGTCTCGACGATCGCCTTCGGTACCGACTCCGGGACGGTCACCG
Coding sequences within it:
- a CDS encoding Ca-activated chloride channel family protein, whose protein sequence is MFLSPIWLLLLLLVAAAAVMYVVVQLRRKKYAARFSNVSLLASVAPKRPGWRRHLTFALLLLGITVLTIGLAQPTASVRVPRDRATVMLAIDVSQSMQATDVLPNRIEAAKAAAKSFVDLLPSRINVGLVKFAGSASVVVSPTTDRDSLKVAIDSFQLENSTAIGEAIYTCLDAISLFSKSSTAKNDKPAPARIVLMSDGSNTKGRDPLDAAQAAKSVGVAVSTIAFGTDSGTVTVQGETIPVPADKATLKAVADDTGGTFHTAASAEELRQVYQNIGSQIGYTTSHKIVSWRFMLLGLLLLFGASATSLLWGGRLA